The Panicum virgatum strain AP13 chromosome 5K, P.virgatum_v5, whole genome shotgun sequence genome has a window encoding:
- the LOC120709406 gene encoding uncharacterized protein LOC120709406: MRWAINGVSLRFPAMPYLVSMTRRLRAAYDQRLPADVYDHSPQERRHPLLLSGGGGRDGGEHGVLAGAGSVVDVVLQNVVALDNRSETHPWHLHGTTSVRCTVAGGWPNSLLVSRLPSRRVREVPSSTRLRQPPLRPQRFLRRRRWTWQPLNAELAAKSARIAELEARVSLLQAENARLREALARGEATGRTGARDPESGRLAAGPGGIEREAVEKLGGEGVACAIIEVSDGDEEVAAVDGTKGRRNPEEGAVAAPTRRKRVVTSEGEGEADVDEDTEGGSGGSNGVDCGGLEDDDVSITPRGKRRAAARVVTSDSEDEGRGELGSTEDDAGDQEAGVASSRKRGLCGISDSDDEDVTEGVPVVAPKGASGVVAPQIESGDEDEDDTVPIRQVLKKMRKERASEDDAAADELREAGGRSAPTTRRSARLVKKQSKGGRASRRVTNFVEPKDYERSEDDMEEDDDMDGFINNDSSEDASDSAEESRNEESDVSGTSVPSEESSSGSEECDGVEDYKGVMARLGRRKKAKDWKFEGDMLAAFGEHSELCLKAVCALYRKQTQEEQMEKAALVHNKQGFSHIDAPRLEGLVEGKFQCYISCTTTWGSHIAEFLLGGDRDGPLMKTIPDLEKHDPSAVGFCRKVASNYSKQLFAIYQNKEDPYFHP; the protein is encoded by the exons ATGCGGTGGGCCATCAACGGCGTGTCGCTCCGGTTCCCAGCGATGCCGTACCTCGTCTCCATGACCCGCAGGCTACGGGCCGCGTACGACCAGCGCCTCCCGGCGGACGTGTACGACCACAGTCCACAGGAGCGACGACATCCCCTCCTCctcagcggtggcggcgggagggATGGTGGCGAGCACGGCGTACTGGCTGGCGCTGGGTCGGTGGTGGACGTGGTGCTGCAGAACGTGGTGGCGCTCGACAACCGGAGCGAGACGCACCCGTGGCACCTCCACGGCACGACTTCTGTTCGCTGtactgtggctggtggctg GCCTAACTCGCTGCTCGTCTCCCGTCTCCCGTCGCGTCGCGTCCGAGAAGTTCCATCTTCTACCCGATTGCGACAGCCTCCACTTCGCCCCCAAAGGTTTTTGCGCCGCCGGAGATGGACGTGGCAGCCCCTCaatgccgagctcgccgccaagTCCGCTCGCATCGCCGAACTGGAGGCTAGGGTCTCGCTCCTCCAAGCCGAGAACGCGCGACTGAGGGAGGCCCTGGCGAGGGGAGAAGCTACGGGCCGTACAGGCGCGAGAGATCCGGAGTCTGGCCGATTGGCGGCGGGTCCAGGCGGAATCGAGCGCGAGGCAGTCGAGAagctcggcggcgagggcgtggcCTGCGCCATCATTGAGGTCAgtgacggcgacgaggaggttgCTGCTGTTGATGGCACCAAGGGGCGGCGGAACCCGGAGGAGGGCGCCGTTGCCGCCCCGACTCGTCGGAAGCGGGTGGTGACCAGCGAGGGCGAGGGTGAAGCCGACGTGGACGAGGACACagagggaggcagcggcggaAGCAACGGGGTAGATTGCGGGGGTCTGGAGGACGATGATGTTTCCATCACGCCCCGAGGAaagaggcgggcggcggctcgggTGGTCACCAGCGACAGCGAGGACGAGGGTCGCGGTGAGCTTGGTAGTACGGAGGATGACGCCGGTGATCAGGAGGCAGGTGTTGCGTCCAGCAGGAAGCGTGGGCTGTGTGGAATCAGCgacagtgatgatgaggatGTCACTGAGGGTGTTCCTGTGGTTGCTCCGAAGGGCGCTTCAGGTGTAGTTGCGCCGCAGATTGAGAGTGGggatgaagatgaggatgataCGGTTCCCATTCGTCAAGTGCTCAAGAAGATGAGGAAAGAGAGGGCGAGCGAAGatgatgctgctgctgatgaATTGCGTGAAGCAGGAGGGCGTTCTGCTCCCACGACAAGGCGCTCGGCTCGGTTGGTTAAAAAGCAGTCAAAAGGGGGACGGGCTTCACGCCGGGTGACCAACTTTGTTGAACCCAAGGATTATGAAAGGAGTGAAGATGATATGGAGGAAGACGATGATATGGATGGGTTCATAAATAATGATTCCTCTGAAGATGCCAGTGATTCTGCTGAAGAATCCCGCAATGAGGAATCAGATGTGTCTGGTACATCTGTTCCTAGTGAAGAATCCTCTTCAGGATCAGAAGAGTGTGATGGTGTGGAAGACTATAAAGGTGTTATGGCTCGTCTGGGCCGTAGAAAGAAAGCTAAAGACTGGAAATTTGAGGGAGATATGCTAGCAGCATTTGGTGAACACTCTGAGCTTTGCCTGAAGGCTGTTTGTGCCCTCTATCGGAAGCAAACTCAGGAGGAACAGATGGAAAAGGCCGCTTTAGTTCATAATAAGCAGGGATTTAGCCACATCGATGCCCCAag GTTGGAGGGTCTTGTTGAGGGGAAATTTCAGTGCTATATATCTTGCACAACCACATG GGGATCTCACATAGCAGAATTCCTTTTGGGTGGTGATCGTGATGGTCCGCTGATGAAGACCATCCCTGATCTGGAGAAGCATGATCCGAGTGCTGTCGGGTTCTGTCGCAAGGTGGCTTCAAATTACTCGAAACAATTGTTTGCAATTTATCAGAACAAGGAGGACCCCTACTTTCATCCATAG
- the LOC120705562 gene encoding chromodomain-helicase-DNA-binding protein 1-like — MEDAAGAAAKLRALDAELAAKSSRVSELEARVSLLEAENARLRKALAREATGRAAEGGPKFGRLAAVLPGSEHKEAEKRRGSLACDVIEVSDDEEGAAVDASSGRSPGEGVDAVPTLRKRAVRSVTGESEDEGDAEGGGGSSKEYSAGLEDDGVLLAPRGRKRAAARVVTSDSEDEDVSDGGLGSGKDDGGLQEEGVKAGKKRGFCRICDSEDEDAIEGVDVVTSKAASPSQIQSGEDEDDTVPIGQVLKKMRKERASDDDTEEEFGEAKGCSTPPTRRSARLVKNQSKGGRAARRVLNFVEPKEYEGSEDDVEEDDDMEEFINDEDSSENTSDSAEESCDKPDASGTSVLNEGSPAPEESDSEVDYADVMARIGRKNKAKDWKFEGDMLAAFDEHPEICLKAVCALYRKQTEEEQKQKATFVQNKQGFNQIHALRGSRIAEFLLDGDLYGPLKKTISDLEEYDRNALGFCRKVASHYSKQLFAIYQNKEDPYFHP; from the exons atGGAGGACGCCGCGGGGGCCGCGGCGAAGCTCCGGGCCCTcgatgccgagctcgccgccaagTCCTCTCGCGTCTCTGAACTGGAGGCCAGGGTCTCGCTCCTCGAAGCCGAGAACGCGCGATTGAGGAAGGCCCTGGCGAGAGAAGCAACGGGTCGTGCAGCGGAGGGGGGTCCAAAATTTGGCCGATTGGCAGCAGTTCTACCAGGAAGCGAGCACAAGGAAGCCGAGAAGCGGCGCGGTAGTTTGGCCTGCGATGTTATTGAGGTCAGTGACGACGAAGAGGGGGCTGCCGTTGATGCCAGCAGCGGGAGAAGCCCGGGGGAGGGCGTCGATGCCGTCCCGACTCTTCGGAAGCGCGCGGTGCGGTCGGTGACCGGGGAGAGCGAGGATGAAGGCGACGCGGAGGGAGGCGGTGGAAGCAGCAAGGAATACAGTGCGGGTCTGGAGGACGACGGTGTTTTGCTCGCGCCAAGGGGTAggaagcgggcggcggcgcgggtggtcACCAGCGATAGCGAGGATGAGGATGTGAGTGACGGTGGGCTTGGGAGTGGCAAGGATGATGGTGGGCTTCAGGAGGAAGGCGTTAAGGCCGGCAAGAAGCGGGGGTTCTGCAGAATCTGTGACAGTGAGGATGAGGATGCCATTGAGGGTGTCGATGTGGTTACTTCCAAGGCTGCTTCGCCGTCACAGATTCAGAGTGGGGAGGATGAGGATGATACGGTTCCCATTGGTCAAGtgctgaagaagatgaggaaggAGAGGGCGAGCGATGACGATACTGAAGAAGAATTTGGTGAAGCAAAAGGGTGTTCTACACCACCAACAAGACGCTCAGCTCGGTTGGTTAAAAATCAGTCAAAAGGGGGACGAGCTGCACGCCGGGTTCTCAACTTTGTTGAGCCCAAGGAATATGAAGGAAGTGAAGATGATGTGGAAGAGGATGATGATATGGAAGAGTTCATAAATGATGAGGATTCTTCAGAAAACACAAGTGATTCTGCTGAAGAATCCTGTGACAAACCAGATGCGTCTGGTACATCAGTTCTGAATGAAGGCTCTCCAGCACCAGAAGAGTCTGACAGTGAGGTAGACTATGCAGATGTTATGGCTCGCATAGGCCGTAAAAACAAAGCTAAAGACTGGAAATTTGAGGGAGATATGCTAGCAGCATTCGATGAACATCCCGAGATCTGCCTGAAGGCTGTTTGTGCCCTCTATCGGAAGCAAACTGAGGAGGAACAGAAGCAAAAGGCCACTTTTGTTCAGAACAAGCAGGGGTTTAACCAGATACATGCCCTAAG GGGATCTCGCATAGCAGAATTTCTTCTAGATGGTGATCTGTATGGTCCACTGAAGAAGACCATATCAGATTTAGAAGAGTATGATCGTAATGCTCTTGGGTTCTGTCGCAAGGTGGCTTCACATTACTCAAAACAACTTTTTGCAATTTATCAGAACAAGGaggatccttactttcatccATAG
- the LOC120705564 gene encoding jasmonoyl--L-amino acid synthetase GH3.3-like — MPEKKSGDEEGRGGAFCGEAVIAEFEALSRDAAAVQRETLRRILAENAAAEYLRGRGLAGRTDPDSFRACVPLATHADVEPYIARIADGDASAVLTAGPITSISLSSGTTQGKRKYLPFNQELVKSTMQIYRTSYAFRNRAFPVEDGKALQFIYGSREFTTKGGLTATTATTNVYRSQEFMPTMRAIQSQACSPDAVIFGPDFAQSLYCHLLCGLLFADEVRIVSATFAHSVVLAFQTFERVWEELCADIRAGALSPTRVTAPAVRKAVSALLAAPNPALADEVARRCAALSNWYGVIPALFPNARYVHGIMTGSMEHYVKKLRHYAGGLPLVAAEYGASEGWVGANVEPETPPESATFTVLPNIGYFEFIPLKASDDGAAAASDTSFAEAEPVGLTEVTVGEHYEVVMTTFAGLYRYRLGDVVKVAGFYNSTPKLKFVCRRNLMLTINIDKNSEHDLQLAVDSAAKILAAEKLEVVDYSSHADVSRDPGHYVVFWELNADGNDDVLQGCCDELDRAFTDPGYVGSRKAGAIGPLELRVLQRGTFQKVLRHYLSHGAPVSQFKSPRCVGRSNAGVLQILSGNVVKVFFSAAYD; from the exons ATGCCGGAGAAGAAgagcggcgacgaggaggggcgcggcggcgccttcTGCGGCGAGGCGGTGATCGCCGAGTTCGAGGCGCTCAgtcgggacgccgccgccgtgcagcgGGAGACGCTGCGCCGGATCCTCGccgagaacgccgccgccgagtaCCTCCGGGGCCGGGGCCTCGCCGGCCGCACCGACCCGGACAGCTTCCGGGCCTGCGTGCCGCTCGCCACGCACGCCGACGTCGAGCCCTACATTGCGcgcatcgccgacggcgacgccTCCGCCGTGCTCACCGCCGGGCCCATCACCTCCATCTCCCTCAGCTCCGGCACCACGCAGGGGAAGCGCAAGTACCTGCCTTTCAACCAGGAGCTCGTCAAGTCCACCATGCAGATATACCGGACTTCCTACGCCTTCAGGAACAG GGCGTTCCCCGTGGAGGACGGCAAGGCGCTGCAGTTCATCTACGGCAGCCGGGAGTTCACCACCAAGGGCGGCCTCACGGCGACCACGGCCACCACCAACGTGTACCGGAGCCAGGAGTTCATGCCCACCATGCGCGCCATCCAGTCGCAGGCGTGCAGCCCGGACGCGGTGATCTTCGGCCCGGACTTCGCCCAGTCGCTCTACTGCCACCTCCTCTGCGGCCTGCTCTTCGCCGACGAGGTCCGCATCGTCTCCGCCACCTTCGCGCACAGCGTCGTCCTCGCCTTCCAGACCTTCGAGCGCGTctgggaggagctctgcgcCGACATCCGCGCCGGCGCGCTGTCCCCGACGCGGGTCACCGCCCCCGCCGTCCGCAAGGCCGTCTCGgcgctcctcgccgcgcccAACCCGGCGCTCGCCGACGAGGTGGCGCGCCGGTGCGCCGCGCTCAGCAACTGGTACGGCGTCATCCCGGCGCTGTTCCCCAACGCCAGGTACGTGCACGGCATCATGACGGGGTCCATGGAGCACTACGTCAAGAAGCTCCGCCACTACGCCGGCGGGCTGCCCCTCGTCGCCGCCGAGTACGGCGCATCCGAGGGCTGGGTCGGAGCCAACGTCGAGCCCGAGACGCCGCCGGAGTCCGCCACATTCACCGTGCTCCCCAACATCGGCTACTTCGAGTTCATCCCGCTCAAGGccagcgacgacggcgccgccgccgcctccgacacCTCCTTCGCCGAGGCGGAGCCAGTCGGCCTCACGGAAGTCACCGTCGGCGAGCACTACGAGGTCGTCATGACCACATTCGCAG GGCTGTACCGGTACCGTCTGGGCGACGTGGTGAAGGTGGCCGGGTTCTACAACTCGACGCCCAAGCTCAAGTTCGTGTGCCGGCGCAACCTGATGCTGACCATCAACATCGACAAGAACAGCGAGCACGACCTGCAGCTCGCCGTGGACAGCGCGGCCAAGATCCTGGCGGCGGAGAAGCTGGAGGTGGTGGACTACAGCAGCCACGCCGACGTGTCGCGCGACCCGGGCCACTACGTCGTCTTCTGGGAGCTCAACGCCGACGGCAACGACGACGTGCTGCAGGGCTGCTGCGACGAGCTGGACCGGGCGTTCACGGACCCCGGGTACGTCGGGTCCAGGAAGGCCGGCGCCATCGGGCCGCTGGAGCTGCGGGTGCTGCAGCGGGGCACGTTCCAGAAGGTGCTCCGCCACTACCTCTCCCACGGCGCCCCCGTGAGCCAGTTCAAGTCGCCGCGCTGCGTCGGCCGGAGCAACGCCGGCGTCCTCCAGATCCTCTCCGGCAACGTCGTCAAGGTGTTCTTCAGCGCCGCCTACGACTGA